The Candidatus Binatia bacterium sequence CTCGCTTCGCCATCATCGTTCGAAAGCGAACGCCGGCGCCGGCGCGCGGCGTCCTACGATTGGGATATTTTGGTGGAAAAGCTGGCGCGGATCTTTTGCGAGCGGCTGAATATCAGATGGCCGGTCGACGTCACAATGAACGCACCGCGCGATCGGTCGGATTTTCTGGGCGAATAGAAGGTATCTTAAAGAGCATGCGTGTCGCCGTCATCGGGTTCGATTCCCTCGATCCGGGCCTCGTCAAGCACTGGGCGCAAACGGGCCACCTGCCGACGTTTCAAAAGCTATTCAGCAAGTCTGCCTGGGCATATGTCAACAACCCCCGTGGATTCGAGGCCGGAACGTGTTGGCTGTCCATGTGGACCGGGGTGTTGCCGGACGAGCATGGCATTCACGACGGGTTCTACGTGTTTGACCCACGCGAGTACCGCGTGCGCATTGCGCGCCCTGAAGAAATTCCCGAACCATTCTGGATGGCGGCGAGTCGCAGCGGCCGCCGGCTGCTGCTGGTCGATATCCCTTACACGTTTCTCAGCCCGGGCATAAACGGCGTGCAGCTGTGCGATTGGCTGGTACACGTGCGCTCGGACAACGAACGGATTCACTGCCATCCCGCCACGCTCGCCGGTCAGATCGCGCGCGACTATGGACTCAACCCTTGGTTTACGGCAAACCGCTGTCCGGGCAATGAACAGGACGCGTACAGCGTCGAGGGTCTCTCCAGCATTGTCGATACATTGAGCTCGCGCGCCGCGTTAAAGACTCGCTTCTGTCTCGACATGCTTGCGCGCGCGCCTTGGGATCTGTTTTTCACCGTGTTCCACGAGGGTCACGACGTCGGCCACATGTGCTGGCACGGGCATGATCCTTCCCATGAGCGTCACGATCCGAAATTGACGGCGCGGGTCGGTGACCCGTTGCTCAGCGTGTACCAAAAATTGGACGCGGCCACAGCCGCGTTGCTGGATGCGCTGCCGCCGGATGCCGCGGTGCTCGTCTACACAAGTCACGGCATCGGTCCGGAACGCACCGCCTCGCGTTTTCTCGATGCCATCCTCGCCCGCCTGGATGCCAATCCACACCCGGCAAAAAGCCGTGCGCTGGCGGACCGATTGGTCCCTTTGTATCGCCGCGTCGTCCCCGCCGCCGTGCGCCGCCGGATCGTGCCGACCGTCTTGGGCAATCAGGCGTATCAATGGGCCGCGTTCGATCGCCGGCGACGCCGGCGCTATTTTGTGCTGAACTCGAGCTATGCGACGGGTGGCGTGCGGTTCAATGTAAAGGGGCGGGATGCGCACGGCATCGTTGAGCCGGGCGCCGAACTGGAGCAATTGATGCGGGAGGTCGCGGACGGCTTTCGCGAAATGCGCAATGCCGACACCGGCGAACCCCTGGTAGAGGAAATAACCGCAACCTCCGACCTCTACCAGGGCTCGATGCGGTACCTGTTACCCGATCTGCTCCTCGAGTGGAACAAGTCACACCCGATTGATCGGGTGTCGTCGCCAAAGATCGGCGAAGTGAAAAATGATGTCGTGAGCGTCCGCAGCGGCGATCACGCAACGAGCAAGCAAGGTTTGCTTTTCGCTCCCGTTGCAGCCGGATCGACGGGTCAACAGCCCGAGATCCACGTCATCGATATCGCGCCGACCCTTTTGAATCTGTTAGGCGTAAGCGATGGTCTGCTGGCGGGAAAGGCAATCCCATTTCTCGTGCCCGGACCGGGCGCGCGCTATCCCCATGCGGTCGAGACCGGCCGCTGACGGGCGCTCTCAGATTCGTTTTTCAGCAAGGACGCACGCATCCAGCCCGACGCGGTCAAGCGCCTGGTCGCGCTCGAGACCGAAGCCGGTAACAAAGAAGACGTAGACGTTTCAGCGGCAGCGGACCTGTCGTTGGTCGACGAAGCATTGCGGCGGTCGCCGGCGGGCCGCTAGCTAAACGTCGCGCTTATTTCCTGCACCTGTTTGGGTGATTCCGGGTTTACGCAGCCCGGGTAACCGAAGGCGGACTTTGAGAAGCATGGCCGGTCTGTTCGGCCTCTTGATAAGGAATCGTGATGGTAAATGTCGAGCCCTTGCCGTGCTCGCTTTCGACCTCGACTTTACCGCCCAGCAGCTCGGTGAATTTCTTGACGATATAAAGCCCCAATCCGACTCCGCCGTGGAGTCTTCTCTCTACGCCGTCTCCTTGCTGGAACATCTCGAAGACGACACGCAGCGAATCTTTGGCAATCCCCATTCCCGTATCCGCCACCTTGAACTGCACGGCCTTCGCGTCCGGAACGCATCGGGCCGAGACGGTCAC is a genomic window containing:
- a CDS encoding alkaline phosphatase family protein, with the protein product MRVAVIGFDSLDPGLVKHWAQTGHLPTFQKLFSKSAWAYVNNPRGFEAGTCWLSMWTGVLPDEHGIHDGFYVFDPREYRVRIARPEEIPEPFWMAASRSGRRLLLVDIPYTFLSPGINGVQLCDWLVHVRSDNERIHCHPATLAGQIARDYGLNPWFTANRCPGNEQDAYSVEGLSSIVDTLSSRAALKTRFCLDMLARAPWDLFFTVFHEGHDVGHMCWHGHDPSHERHDPKLTARVGDPLLSVYQKLDAATAALLDALPPDAAVLVYTSHGIGPERTASRFLDAILARLDANPHPAKSRALADRLVPLYRRVVPAAVRRRIVPTVLGNQAYQWAAFDRRRRRRYFVLNSSYATGGVRFNVKGRDAHGIVEPGAELEQLMREVADGFREMRNADTGEPLVEEITATSDLYQGSMRYLLPDLLLEWNKSHPIDRVSSPKIGEVKNDVVSVRSGDHATSKQGLLFAPVAAGSTGQQPEIHVIDIAPTLLNLLGVSDGLLAGKAIPFLVPGPGARYPHAVETGR